A stretch of the Planktothricoides raciborskii GIHE-MW2 genome encodes the following:
- a CDS encoding Uma2 family endonuclease yields the protein MQLNLTNLIDLNDREFLEICRTNPNYKFERTVEGSLLIFNQPDHQTQQWSWAIASQIWTWNQQTQYGVIFDEVTAFKLPNGSIRSPNLAWISAERFSQFPRTNREKLIQLCPDFVLELLDSDANWARLQLKMQEYQNQGVKLGWLIDPMLKNIEIYAQGNSIQRKQMPDFLSGDNILSGFVLNMKQVFLR from the coding sequence ATGCAATTAAACTTAACAAATCTGATTGATTTAAACGATAGGGAATTTCTGGAGATTTGCCGAACGAACCCAAATTATAAATTTGAGCGCACCGTTGAAGGAAGCTTATTGATTTTTAATCAACCAGACCATCAAACTCAACAGTGGAGTTGGGCGATCGCCAGTCAAATTTGGACTTGGAATCAACAAACTCAGTACGGCGTCATTTTCGACGAAGTGACGGCTTTTAAATTGCCAAATGGCTCGATTCGTAGTCCTAATTTAGCGTGGATCAGCGCCGAAAGATTTTCTCAGTTCCCTAGAACAAACCGGGAAAAGCTGATTCAATTATGTCCTGATTTTGTCTTAGAGTTACTGGACTCTGATGCTAATTGGGCTAGACTTCAGCTAAAAATGCAGGAGTACCAAAATCAGGGGGTTAAGTTAGGCTGGTTAATCGATCCAATGCTGAAAAATATTGAAATTTATGCCCAGGGTAACTCAATTCAAAGAAAGCAAATGCCGGATTTTTTATCTGGCGATAATATTTTATCTGGCTTTGTTTTAAATATGAAGCAAGTTTTTTTGAGGTAA